TGACATTGTCATAGAATGACAGTCCACAGTCTAAATTAAATATGGCATGGATAGGTAGCAAACTTTTTACTCATAATCAAAACCAAAATACCTATGAAAACAAAACTTCACATTACCAAAAAACTTAATACTCACTCAAGATTCAGCTTTaatgaaccactcgctacgctcgcggttcaacattggaatctttcgcttgctcgggtattaatattggcacgtgcaaaACAAATAACCTATTTATGGCTTGACAGATTATTACATACACCAGTTACATAATATAGCAGGTAGCTATTTAACTGATGATTtatgtaccttgtcactttaaagTAGTGTTtcaaatgtcatacgaaattgtcaaatgattaaaagcgacaaggtacaaaaatcatcagttatttatgccggtgactgtacatactTTTTGCCAACAacgttttcatcacacccgcactttaaatgtgctattgcgcgcaggcggagcgtgagttatagaaaaatcgttctcccaagggaataatgaaatttctagtaccgtacttaacttttttacatctatttacatattttttacattgcgagtgtgatgaaaaacattttgtgtaactcggggaacatgaatattactaactcgagtctttaaatcgctccggtaagccgtcgcgatttaacttactctcgttggtaatattcaacttcctccccttgttgcacactATTGATTGCAGCTACACCTGTCTTAACCTGTCAAGTGTGACTACTCATCATGTGAAAGATTTTGCGTAGACAATTAAATGGGAACTGAACACAatcaaaaacaatttattaaacaatacaatttacttttcaGAATCACTTTTAAAAACATCACGAAAATGCAGATCATCCGGAGGTTTTCTGTCCGTCATAAAATAATAGCCATTCCTGATTGCTCTTCCAGTAAAATAAGAGACCTCCCTTATCGTAGCATCAGTTTCTTTAGGAAAACACAACATCCCTGTACTAGCCAGTCCAATAGCAGCACAGAAGAATCTTGTTGGCAAACCACCAGGTTTTAAATACCCTAGCATACCTCCACTTGCAACCATTTGAACTCTTCTGGTATAATTCTCTTCGCCTCTAAAATACTTAACTATACTTTCTTTTTTTGTTGCAACTTCATTCTTGATTTCGTTTTGGACATCACTGATAGTTCTTTTACTAACATCCATTATTCCTTGACAGGCGCTTCTTATCATGCTTACGTAAGGACGAACTATGTTATGAAGAAGTGCATCAGTATTGTCTTCTGTGGGACATTCTACGACGACTTTGGAAACTTTGATTTTCTCTTCTTGTTTCGGAGTTTTCGTGTATCCTGATGATGGGTATTGGAACCCTAGCAGAAACGCCCGGAGCGTGCAGATCCATATTTTTCCGAGTACGCTGACATCTCCGTGGTATAGTTTGGAAAATGatctgtaaataaaataatgaggTTACTTTCAAAATtgctttagtttaaataaaataaatattggggacaccttacacagatcaacttagccccaaactaagcaaagcttgtatgtactatgggtgctaagcgacgatatacatacttaaatagataaatacatacttatatacatagaaaacatccatgactcaggaacaaaatatctgtgctcatcacacaaataagtgcccttaccgggattcgaacccaggaccgcggcatagcaggcagggtcactatcgactgagccagaccggtcgtcaaaaccctACTCataccctactcatagtgttgtattcctgctggtgagtaaggctgccagagctcaacgagggtgcggtgtgcagGTGACGGAAATACCTAGGGaagtcctttgagtcgtcggcaacccgaacccgccttggaacttgtacactcctttttgctgtgtacttaacacgtTTTTGTTATTCCTGTTGGTGTGGTgatgttaagttttttttgaacCTCTTGGCAGCCCATCTCGGAATGTATTAATGTACAAAAGGGTGGTCAAAAGGGGGGTAAAAGGCCTACCTGTCTCTATCTTCCTGTGAACTGAGGAACACATCACAGTAACTTGTATCATCTGGCCTGTTCTGACTTGTCTCATGTTGTCTGTTGTTCTGACTGTTCTTCTCGGACATGTTGTAGCCTGTTCGCACCGTCCGATAATGCGAACAGGCTTTTACTGTAATTTAGTTGAAAATACCAAAATAAACAATGTTGGTTGACAATTGATAACACAATGATTGAATGATAGACGTCAAATCGTAGACTTTGACGGATTGCAAAAGTAAGGTTTGTGTTAAAAGTTTGAATCCATTAGTTTTGGTGAAGgtattaaataataacaaagacatatgtaactatactctgtcaaacaagtctgtcagtaaataaaaacaaagaaaactataggtatccttttctttagcaccctaaagaaaaggatgcatatagttttctttgttcttatttactgacagacttgtttgacagagtttacgTATCAAATCTCCGTAtccagctacagtctaagaaaaaaacgtggggtgcattggggtaatttcgaaagtcgtctaatttcgaaagtcacataaaatcaccattatttccgtcatatcaagattcccctttcgaaattacccgagcatttctgtgatttgaaattaccccaatgcaccttacCTCAAAACTATataggaaaaggtacggtggtctAAATGGCATAAcccctttgggggacgctcagctagatggcgctaatattttaacacatatcaagacacataattataatctaagaatatgggccaaattgtcaaatctgagGCGTGTTAGGTAAATATACGATAATACGGTGCAAGtgcaaaaaaggaagttcgtaacgagtggcgataaatgaaaacaaGACCAAATGGATTATAAATTATACTTAAATGCAGATATCAATCCCAATGAAAGAATCAACAGTGATCGACTCTGGCCAacgtgggactcgaacccacatccTTGGATTGCCGGTCCAATGCGTATCGGTATgcgggaatcttgatatgatggaaatatcatctcgctcgaatctagagcagagcccaactggggggGAAGTGGAGGTACtaccttacagaagaccgcagccaaatagcactagaccctagccctactcatagtgttgtgttcctgccggtgagtaaggctgccagagctcaacgagggtgcggtgtgctgatgacgggaggacttagggaactgacttattccatcctttgagttgtcggcaacccgaaccctccttggaacttgtacactccattTTACTGTGTAttaaacacagcaaaagggaatgtacaagtttctaatggggtggcaacgcgcatgtgacactctttgagttgcaggcgtccataggttacggtgaccgctttccatcaggcgggccgtacgcttgtttgccaccgacgtagtatatataaaaaaaaatgtgatttttatgcgactttcgtaattagacgattTTCGgcattaccctaatgcaccttatcgTTTAATTACTTTATGAAAGATGGATAACAATAGCTCTTTAAACCTATATTTAGTGTGTATATCTGTCTACGGGTTAACATCTCAATTCCTGGACCTATAACAATAAGTTTCATAAGCATCCGGCAAACGGTTGATCAAACGATCAGGAAAGCGGTAAAATGGCGCTTTATCTATGCTGGCGCTTTTCACGATCGGTCTGGcatagcgtgtagtgaccctgtctgctaagccgcggtcccgggttcgaatcccggtaagggcatttatttgtgtgatatttgttcctgagtcatggatgttttctatgtatataagtatttgtatattataatatatatcgttatctgagtacctgtaacacaagccatcttgagcttaccgtgggactcagtcaatttatgtaagactatcctataatatttatttatttatcgactGAAGTTAAAAGACAAAGCAACTATATTTTACAGTCAAATTTAGCTATTTTTAAACTACGTATTGCGTACAGCCCGCCTGATGGTTTTTGTACAAAACAAAATGTGTatgattttgaaaaaacctgCTTAGAGCGATTGTCATTTCTATCAATCGAAGATTTTTAGATGGAGCATCCATTTTGTCCctaaaaatttgaaattgatgatgTTCATGTGATTCTGAATGTCatatgatatttgccagtcgcatttcggtgaaggaaaatatcgtaattaaggtaacggacccaatcatggacagtttaagaaaaaaattcgcctgtttttgatatttcactcataaatgtaaaaattctaccgctaagcgtgttaaatcttgaatgtcctatccttcttttacatttcaagcgtattgcagaatggatactcctattagtttcttcatacttaacaaattaaaactaggtgttttttctccaattatggacggcagttctccagtaatggatcccccattatggacagtgaaataagtttaaaattttacttttaaagccaactgatactcaatgagtcaattttgtATACCATAAacacaattagtttgagttattttaacataggattgtttcttgtaaattttggttttgtaaattgttccttgtccatcataggaggtaggcagtttttcggttccagtaatggacactcgcaaactaacgccatttctttatatctttggagaaacaaactagtatgttttataccttatctcatgcttaatgcagtaagtaaaacgcattcaagtttacaccgagtattatttttttattattttatacatgaactcaactctcttagcaacattactaagaattcgtcttgatatttttttcagtaaactgatgaattttatcttgtcgccaaatccttcagaaataaccgaattaattgaaacttcaaaatgaaacagctctacaactctagtttatggtacatagccgtcagtttttagaaactaattttagatacttatttttaaggatttgtgtttttttgtccataatgacatcaccgtccattatggggtatttcaccttatacTAAGAAGACTAAGCTAGTTCCAAGAGGGACTATGCTTAGTCCTGgtattagttgccaaagcgaaccccaggcctTTTTACATCACTAGGAAGAAAACAATCCTTTTTTAAATGCTATCAACAGGTATTCCTTTATCGCGTAGTTACCCTGCCTACTAAGCCGCGATcgagtcctggattcgaatcccagtaagggcatttatttgtctgatgAGCACGGATATTTTGTtcgtgagtcatggatgttttttgtgtatatacatatatacgtCTTTATACATGTACTATGTATATCTATCGTTGTCTGACTACCCATAAAATAgaccatcttgagcttaccgtgggacagtCAAGCCGTGTAAGaatgtcatataatatttatttcatttcattttattcaaGGCATTATTGTATTTAAGCGCCATTTTAGCCGTCCCTGAGACACGCGTAAATATTTACAGACGGGAACGTTGAACGTTCAGGCGcacagacagacgaacagacagaGCTGTCACAAACTGAAatatcatacactaaagaaGAACAGATTATAACTCGGGTCTTTAGTTTACGTGGCTAAAATCTTTACCACTAAATCACCTGATCGCCGCGGCCCGCGCGTTTAGTGGTAAAGATGTTGTTAAGGATTGtagctttaaaaatatattaaaaataatttcgcctggcaacattatgcaaaaaagtaaaaaaaaatataaccgtCGATTCACTCTCTTTTTCCCGCGTCGTCTCGAGGAGCATGTCGCGCTAACCTTTTCCAAGCCTTTTcgaaattaaagtaaaatataatattctcCCAGGTTAAATCTAGAATTACCTTTTTTTTACGTGAAAAATCGTGTGTGAGTTTGTGGAAGGCTGATCGATTGAAGAAGCACGTCGCCTGTTCCATTTGCGGTGTCTGAGCTGGTTAAGGTAACTCGGATTCAAGGTAAGTCTGGACGAGCCGAGATTCGAGGAGCCTGGCCAGCCACCGCCGACTGCTGCATCGTCGCCTACAGCCGAACAAGGTGAGTGCTTCCCACAATTGACCCAGCCTATCTTAAATTCCCTAATTTCTTGTCGTGTCGTTCGTGTCGTTAAGCTATAAAATTAATCGAATACAGTCCACATATATAATTTAAAGATATCGAAGTAAAATAATCCCCTACAGATGTTGTACTTGTAAGTTAAAGACTCGATTTTCAATTCCGGGCTCGGCCACTGGTGAATAATTATAGTCTGATGTCCTACTAACTAACTACTGGTCTACATACAGCGGCTAATTTCgttaaaataatacatacacACGAAAACTGTCAAAGCTTCAGAGCCACTCTTTGTAATTGACGAAGGAAACGGtgtggtaatagttatttgttatacaagggggcaaagttgtattttaacgccgagtgtggaattgaaaaacgagcaagtgaaagggatctatagttgaaccaagagcgaagcgagtggttcgagaatagaatcctgaacatgcgagttttttaacacacgagaagtaaaatatatttgcacccgacccgagtgtaacacaaaacttttcccctcattatagcgaggaaactacaacgcaaaaaatgcgtttatcactgcttccagtagttccacaggtggtaaatcatctttattactagattcacctacttttatcaatattaaagcagttaatttgactttattcaaggtcaaattactttacccactagtggataaaatgcgtttttgcccgctagtattaaaggacaaaacacgtgtttccgagctagtgaggggaaaaattcttaacccgtcaccacacgggactaaaataatacctacttacctaaGTACCTTGTATAAAATTTT
This Leguminivora glycinivorella isolate SPB_JAAS2020 chromosome 24, LegGlyc_1.1, whole genome shotgun sequence DNA region includes the following protein-coding sequences:
- the LOC125238962 gene encoding uncharacterized protein LOC125238962 produces the protein MSEKNSQNNRQHETSQNRPDDTSYCDVFLSSQEDRDRSFSKLYHGDVSVLGKIWICTLRAFLLGFQYPSSGYTKTPKQEEKIKVSKVVVECPTEDNTDALLHNIVRPYVSMIRSACQGIMDVSKRTISDVQNEIKNEVATKKESIVKYFRGEENYTRRVQMVASGGMLGYLKPGGLPTRFFCAAIGLASTGMLCFPKETDATIREVSYFTGRAIRNGYYFMTDRKPPDDLHFRDVFKSDSEK